In Mycobacterium gallinarum, a single window of DNA contains:
- a CDS encoding rubredoxin yields the protein MITAQCPECGYRYHESTANPREGFPPGTPWDAVPDDWNCPDCCVRDKVDFVILTDSAGIAAEIDVCRK from the coding sequence GTGATAACGGCGCAATGCCCCGAATGTGGCTATCGATACCACGAAAGCACAGCTAATCCGCGTGAAGGCTTTCCGCCGGGCACTCCATGGGATGCAGTTCCGGACGACTGGAACTGCCCGGACTGCTGTGTTCGCGACAAAGTCGACTTCGTGATCCTTACCGACAGCGCGGGCATCGCAGCCGAAATTGACGTCTGCAGAAAATAG
- a CDS encoding GMC oxidoreductase produces MKNSLELQTTDKLPVQRASGAQHRRAEPTVSRRRFLGASAGIVAGAALGAGFLEFRSPPAAKSSRSHYPAIVVGSGYGGGVSALRLGQAGIQTLILEKGRQWDTPDEDGRRFTRMLPADTRAAWFSDVPPSLVPSYMGVSVEDVAKNNPSAQPVQAGICDKSVHGAHSVFRGVAVGGGSMINAAIAAVPTADQVRAAFPDITADEFLGTYVGRAAEMLRINRRDMDWFERTPYFQYARVGRQYAQAAGYDVDYNASAYSFEYMKQEEAGQVPRSALDFEQQYGNNFGRFGSVDQTYIAAALATGYVKLRALTEVTGIRREPSGEYVVSIREIDRWGTEVARDELGCDRLFLSAGVLGTSHILLRARDTGALPDLSDEIGRGYGNNGDVMVSHMTSDPTGTEQSLMGMINIDGRNDPDNPVYASVFSIPLPVETHALGYYAMVKTDDRADIMYDNATDSITIDWLEGHTEHQVARARTAFDRIVAANGVEYRDDIFDGKVFAPHTVHPLGGVVRGRATDAFGRVRGYDNLYVNDASLIPGYIGCNPFMSITALAERNIEGILRGRRYADDAGRLP; encoded by the coding sequence GTGAAAAATTCGCTAGAACTGCAGACGACTGACAAGTTGCCGGTCCAGCGCGCGTCCGGTGCGCAGCATCGGCGCGCTGAGCCGACGGTCTCACGCAGGCGCTTTCTCGGAGCCTCGGCCGGGATCGTCGCGGGTGCCGCCCTCGGTGCCGGCTTCCTCGAATTTCGGAGCCCGCCGGCAGCGAAGAGCTCGCGAAGTCATTACCCCGCGATCGTGGTCGGCAGTGGTTACGGCGGCGGGGTGTCCGCGCTGCGGCTTGGGCAGGCCGGGATCCAGACTTTGATTTTGGAGAAGGGCAGACAATGGGACACGCCGGACGAAGACGGCAGACGCTTCACCCGCATGCTGCCCGCCGACACGCGCGCGGCGTGGTTCTCCGACGTTCCGCCGAGCCTGGTGCCGTCGTACATGGGTGTCTCAGTCGAGGACGTGGCCAAGAACAACCCGTCGGCGCAGCCCGTCCAAGCCGGCATCTGTGACAAGTCAGTGCACGGCGCGCACAGCGTGTTTCGCGGCGTCGCGGTCGGTGGAGGATCGATGATCAACGCGGCGATCGCCGCCGTCCCCACCGCGGATCAGGTCCGTGCCGCCTTCCCCGACATCACCGCCGACGAGTTCCTCGGCACCTATGTCGGGCGCGCCGCGGAGATGCTTCGCATCAACCGCCGCGACATGGATTGGTTCGAACGGACGCCCTACTTTCAATACGCCCGGGTGGGCCGTCAGTACGCGCAGGCCGCGGGCTACGACGTCGACTACAACGCCAGCGCGTATTCATTCGAGTACATGAAACAGGAAGAGGCGGGGCAGGTTCCGCGCTCCGCACTCGACTTCGAACAGCAGTACGGCAACAACTTCGGGCGGTTCGGCAGCGTTGACCAAACATACATCGCCGCGGCCCTGGCGACCGGCTACGTGAAACTACGCGCCCTGACCGAAGTCACCGGCATCCGCCGCGAACCCTCCGGCGAGTACGTGGTATCCATCCGCGAGATCGACCGGTGGGGGACCGAGGTCGCCCGCGACGAATTAGGTTGCGATCGGCTGTTTTTGAGTGCCGGTGTGCTCGGTACGTCGCATATTCTGCTGCGGGCACGGGACACCGGAGCGCTTCCGGATCTCAGCGACGAGATCGGCCGTGGCTACGGCAACAATGGGGACGTCATGGTGTCGCACATGACCAGCGATCCGACGGGCACCGAGCAGTCGCTGATGGGAATGATCAACATCGACGGCCGCAACGACCCGGACAACCCGGTGTATGCCAGCGTGTTCTCGATCCCGCTTCCGGTCGAGACTCACGCGCTCGGCTACTACGCGATGGTCAAGACCGACGACCGTGCGGACATCATGTACGACAACGCCACCGATTCGATCACCATCGACTGGCTGGAAGGGCACACCGAGCATCAGGTGGCCAGGGCCCGGACCGCGTTCGACCGGATCGTCGCTGCCAACGGCGTCGAGTACCGCGATGACATCTTCGACGGGAAGGTCTTCGCACCCCACACGGTGCATCCGCTCGGCGGGGTGGTGCGGGGTCGGGCCACCGACGCCTTCGGGCGCGTCAGGGGCTACGACAACCTCTATGTGAACGATGCGTCGCTGATCCCGGGCTACATCGGTTGCAATCCGTTCATGTCGATCACCGCGCTCGCCGAGCGCAACATCGAGGGAATCCTTCGCGGCCGTCGTTACGCCGACGATGCCGGACGCCTTCCGTGA
- a CDS encoding redoxin NrdH — protein MSHSSITVYTKPACVQCNATYKALDKQGIAYETVDISLDSEARDYVMALGYLQAPVVVAGNDHWSGFRPDRIKALGAVAVTA, from the coding sequence ATGTCGCACTCATCGATCACCGTGTACACCAAGCCCGCATGCGTGCAGTGCAACGCCACGTACAAGGCGCTGGACAAGCAAGGCATCGCCTACGAGACGGTCGACATCAGCCTCGACAGCGAGGCGCGTGACTACGTCATGGCGCTCGGCTACCTGCAGGCCCCGGTCGTGGTTGCCGGCAACGATCACTGGTCGGGCTTCCGTCCCGATCGCATCAAGGCGCTCGGCGCGGTCGCCGTCACGGCCTAG
- the nrdI gene encoding class Ib ribonucleoside-diphosphate reductase assembly flavoprotein NrdI has translation MSNLVYFSSVSENTHRFVQKLGLPATRIPLHGRIEVDEPYVLVLPTYGGGKATPDISSGGYVPKQVIAFLNNEHNRSLIRGVIAAGNNNFGEEFAYAGNVVSAKCRVPYLYRFELMGTPDDVEAVRVGLADFWKEQTCHQPSQLQSL, from the coding sequence ATGAGCAACCTCGTTTACTTCTCGAGCGTCTCGGAGAACACCCACCGCTTCGTCCAGAAGCTGGGTTTGCCCGCTACCCGGATCCCGTTGCACGGCCGTATCGAGGTCGACGAGCCTTACGTGCTCGTTCTGCCCACCTACGGTGGCGGCAAGGCAACACCCGATATCAGCAGTGGGGGCTACGTCCCCAAACAGGTCATCGCCTTTTTGAACAACGAGCACAACCGGTCGTTGATCCGCGGGGTCATCGCCGCGGGCAACAACAACTTCGGTGAAGAATTCGCCTACGCCGGCAACGTGGTGTCCGCCAAGTGCCGCGTGCCTTACCTCTACCGCTTCGAATTGATGGGAACCCCCGACGACGTTGAAGCCGTCCGCGTGGGTCTTGCTGACTTCTGGAAGGAACAGACGTGCCACCAACCGTCACAGCTGCAGAGCCTGTAA
- the nrdE gene encoding class 1b ribonucleoside-diphosphate reductase subunit alpha: MPPTVTAAEPVTATPAAVGGAGETDYHALNAMLNLYDADGKIQFEKDREAAHQYFLEHVNQNTVFFHDQDEKLDYLIKENYYEREVLDQYSRNFVKSLISRAYAKKFRFPTFLGAFKYYTSYTLKTFDGKRYLERFEDRVVMVALTLASGDTILAEKLVDEIIDGRFQPATPTFLNSGKKQRGEPVSCFLLRIEDNMESIGRSINSALQLSKRGGGVALLLTNIREHGAPIKNIENQSSGVIPIMKLLEDSFSYANQLGARQGAGAVYLHAHHPDIYRFLDTKRENADEKIRIKTLSLGVVIPDITFELAKKNEDMYLFSPYDVERVYGLPFADISVTEKYYEMVDDARIRKTKIKAREFFQTLAELQFESGYPYIMYEDTVNRANPIDGKITHSNLCSEILQVSTPSVFNDDLSYAQVGKDISCNLGSMNIAKTMDSPDFAQSIEVAIRALTAVSDQTHIWSVPSIEQGNNDSHAIGLGQMNLHGYLARERIHYGSEEGVDFTNIYFYTVLYHALRASNRIAIERGSHFKGFEKSKYASGEFFDKYTEQVWEPKTDRVKQLFEKAGIRIPTQEDWTRLKESVQKDGIYNQNLQAVPPTGSISYINNSTSSIHPVASKIEIRKEGKIGRVYYPAPYLTNDNLEYYQDAYEIGYEKIIDTYAAATQHVDQGLSLTLFFKDTATTRDVNKAQIYAWRKGIKTLYYIRLRQMALEGTEVEGCVSCML; this comes from the coding sequence GTGCCACCAACCGTCACAGCTGCAGAGCCTGTAACCGCCACCCCGGCCGCCGTCGGCGGCGCCGGCGAGACGGATTACCACGCGCTCAACGCGATGCTGAATCTGTACGACGCAGACGGCAAGATCCAGTTCGAGAAGGACCGCGAGGCAGCGCACCAGTATTTCCTGGAGCACGTCAACCAGAACACCGTGTTCTTCCACGATCAGGACGAGAAGCTCGACTACCTGATCAAGGAGAACTACTACGAGCGTGAGGTGCTCGACCAGTACTCGCGCAACTTCGTCAAGTCACTGATCAGTCGCGCCTATGCGAAGAAGTTCCGGTTCCCGACGTTCCTCGGCGCATTCAAGTACTACACCAGCTACACGCTGAAAACGTTTGACGGCAAGCGCTATCTGGAGCGCTTCGAGGACCGTGTCGTCATGGTGGCGCTGACGCTCGCCTCGGGTGACACCATCCTTGCCGAGAAACTCGTCGACGAGATCATCGACGGCCGATTCCAGCCGGCCACGCCGACATTCCTGAACTCCGGCAAGAAGCAACGCGGCGAGCCGGTGAGCTGCTTCCTGCTGCGCATCGAGGACAACATGGAGTCCATCGGGCGGTCCATCAACTCTGCGTTGCAGCTGTCGAAGCGCGGTGGCGGTGTCGCGTTGCTGCTGACCAACATTCGTGAGCACGGCGCACCCATCAAGAACATCGAGAACCAGAGCTCGGGTGTCATCCCCATCATGAAGCTGCTGGAGGACTCGTTCTCCTACGCCAACCAGCTGGGTGCGCGTCAGGGCGCGGGCGCGGTGTACCTGCATGCGCACCATCCCGACATCTACCGTTTCCTCGACACCAAGCGTGAGAACGCCGACGAGAAGATCCGCATCAAGACGCTTTCGTTGGGTGTGGTGATCCCGGACATCACGTTCGAGCTCGCGAAGAAGAACGAGGACATGTACCTGTTCTCGCCGTACGACGTCGAGCGCGTGTACGGGCTGCCGTTCGCCGACATCTCGGTCACCGAGAAGTACTACGAGATGGTCGACGACGCACGGATCCGCAAGACGAAGATCAAGGCGCGTGAGTTCTTCCAGACGCTGGCCGAGCTGCAGTTCGAGTCGGGCTACCCGTACATCATGTACGAGGACACGGTGAACCGAGCCAACCCGATCGACGGCAAGATCACCCACAGCAACCTGTGCTCGGAGATCCTGCAGGTGTCGACGCCCTCGGTGTTCAACGACGATCTGTCCTACGCCCAAGTGGGCAAGGACATTTCGTGCAACCTCGGCTCGATGAACATCGCCAAGACCATGGACTCGCCGGACTTTGCGCAGAGCATCGAGGTGGCCATCCGGGCGTTGACCGCGGTCTCCGACCAGACACACATCTGGTCGGTGCCGTCGATCGAGCAGGGCAACAACGACTCTCACGCGATCGGCCTGGGGCAGATGAACCTCCACGGGTACCTGGCGCGGGAGCGGATTCACTACGGCTCCGAAGAGGGTGTGGACTTCACCAACATCTACTTCTACACGGTGCTGTACCACGCGCTGCGGGCGTCAAACCGCATCGCGATCGAACGCGGCTCGCACTTCAAGGGTTTCGAGAAGTCGAAGTACGCGTCGGGTGAGTTCTTCGACAAGTACACCGAGCAGGTGTGGGAGCCGAAGACCGATCGGGTGAAGCAGCTGTTCGAGAAGGCCGGCATTCGAATCCCGACGCAGGAGGACTGGACGCGGCTCAAGGAGTCGGTGCAGAAGGACGGCATCTACAACCAGAACCTGCAGGCCGTTCCCCCGACAGGTTCGATCAGCTACATCAACAACTCGACCAGCTCGATCCACCCGGTGGCGAGCAAGATCGAGATTCGCAAGGAAGGCAAGATCGGCCGCGTCTACTACCCGGCGCCGTACCTGACGAACGACAACCTCGAGTACTACCAGGACGCGTACGAGATCGGCTACGAGAAGATCATCGACACGTATGCCGCGGCGACGCAGCATGTCGACCAGGGGCTGAGCCTAACGCTGTTCTTCAAGGACACCGCGACCACCCGTGACGTCAACAAGGCGCAGATCTACGCCTGGCGCAAGGGAATCAAGACGCTGTACTACATCCGGCTGCGTCAGATGGCGCTGGAGGGCACCGAGGTCGAGGGCTGCGTCAGCTGCATGCTGTAG
- a CDS encoding DUF5997 family protein, with amino-acid sequence MSRPNAQSMKPATAAKKLDVYLPATPAAFQDNPITRAELAALQADPPQWLQDLRKNGPHPKNLVAAKLSVSIAGLARGGVVDALTTEQINALIEENPPWLIAERENYQAVLTEQRRLKEQRAAQLREK; translated from the coding sequence ATGAGCAGGCCGAACGCGCAGTCCATGAAGCCCGCGACGGCGGCGAAGAAGCTGGACGTGTACCTGCCCGCAACGCCCGCGGCGTTCCAGGACAACCCGATCACCCGCGCCGAGCTCGCCGCCCTGCAGGCGGATCCGCCGCAGTGGCTTCAGGATCTTCGAAAGAACGGGCCGCACCCGAAGAACCTCGTCGCGGCCAAGCTCAGCGTGTCGATCGCCGGTCTCGCACGGGGCGGCGTCGTGGATGCGCTGACCACTGAGCAGATCAATGCGCTGATCGAAGAGAATCCGCCGTGGCTGATCGCCGAACGCGAAAACTACCAAGCGGTGTTGACCGAGCAGCGACGCCTGAAAGAGCAACGAGCAGCGCAGCTCCGCGAGAAGTGA
- a CDS encoding LysR family substrate-binding domain-containing protein, with translation MASPSLPSLTFGYVPGGTPAKWARIWAQRHPDVPLRLRTVAAANAAAEVRDGTIDVVVLRLPADTAGLAVIPLYQETTVAVVPADHILSAADELAAADLEGEPVLMPLDHVVEWVDIPGVPVEHRPETTEGAIELVAAGTGVLIVPQSLARLYHRKDLTYRPIADAPTCPVALAVPEGPQSALIEDFIGIVRGRKPGSSRAQAESAPKRTAREKTLAKQTARAAAGKVARRPGQAKRGRR, from the coding sequence GTGGCTTCGCCCTCGCTGCCCTCGCTCACCTTCGGATACGTTCCCGGTGGGACGCCCGCGAAGTGGGCTCGGATCTGGGCGCAGCGGCACCCCGACGTACCGCTGCGGCTGCGAACGGTCGCCGCGGCGAACGCCGCCGCCGAAGTGCGGGACGGCACCATCGACGTCGTGGTGCTGCGGCTGCCGGCAGACACCGCGGGTCTAGCGGTCATCCCGCTGTACCAAGAGACCACGGTCGCCGTGGTGCCAGCCGATCACATCCTCAGTGCCGCCGACGAGCTCGCCGCCGCGGACCTCGAGGGCGAGCCGGTACTGATGCCACTCGACCACGTCGTCGAATGGGTGGACATTCCTGGTGTCCCGGTCGAGCATCGGCCTGAAACGACCGAGGGTGCAATAGAACTCGTTGCCGCGGGGACGGGCGTGCTCATCGTGCCGCAGTCGCTGGCGCGGCTGTATCACCGAAAGGACCTCACGTATCGGCCGATCGCCGACGCGCCCACGTGCCCGGTGGCGCTGGCCGTCCCGGAAGGGCCGCAATCCGCGCTGATCGAGGACTTCATCGGGATCGTGCGAGGGCGCAAACCTGGTTCGTCGCGCGCGCAGGCAGAGTCGGCGCCGAAACGCACGGCGCGGGAGAAGACGCTGGCGAAGCAGACGGCCCGCGCCGCTGCGGGCAAGGTCGCGCGTAGGCCGGGCCAGGCAAAGCGCGGTCGACGCTAG
- a CDS encoding NAD(P)/FAD-dependent oxidoreductase: MTQRYDLVIAGGGPSGSAAAWQAAQTGAKVVVLDKAEFPRAKPCGDGLTARAVSYLQKMGLADEVATYHRVNRVTVFSPSEWELSFPKRPGMPDHGHTVSREHLDTTLLKHAESAGAEVRQGAEVAGPELDPSGRVVGVILKSGEKVYGDAVIAADGAYSPIKRALKIDSEYNGYQAIAIRSEMHANRPDSDSLDIYLKLAFQGDQLPGYGWVFPMGNGVFNIGLGYVNSYKNWQSINATQFLGEFLRTLPADWDLPPIEELKKNKSVRAWRLPMGFTAWPPWRPGVLFTGDSLGAGKPASGAGISKALESGLAAGECAIAALQNGGPDDFTNYAQRMEAAWGREYRRGRYFHKLLGQPRLANAGVKLIDNAAFRDRMLKALYKKAQGPQHTIKK; the protein is encoded by the coding sequence ATGACGCAGCGATACGACCTGGTCATCGCAGGTGGTGGGCCTTCTGGCTCAGCAGCCGCATGGCAGGCCGCGCAGACCGGCGCCAAGGTGGTGGTCCTGGACAAGGCCGAATTCCCGCGCGCCAAGCCCTGCGGTGACGGGCTCACCGCCCGCGCCGTGAGCTACCTGCAAAAGATGGGTCTGGCCGACGAGGTTGCCACCTACCACCGGGTCAACCGCGTGACTGTGTTCAGCCCGAGCGAGTGGGAGCTGTCATTCCCCAAGCGTCCCGGCATGCCCGACCACGGGCACACCGTCAGCCGTGAACACCTCGACACCACCCTGCTCAAGCACGCCGAGTCCGCCGGCGCCGAGGTCCGCCAGGGCGCCGAGGTGGCCGGCCCTGAACTCGATCCCAGCGGCCGCGTGGTGGGTGTGATCCTCAAGAGCGGCGAGAAGGTGTACGGCGACGCAGTCATTGCGGCCGATGGCGCCTACTCCCCCATCAAGCGCGCCCTCAAGATCGACTCGGAGTACAACGGCTACCAGGCCATCGCCATCCGGTCGGAGATGCACGCCAATCGGCCCGACTCCGACAGCCTGGACATCTATTTGAAGCTGGCGTTCCAGGGCGACCAGCTACCCGGCTACGGCTGGGTGTTCCCGATGGGCAACGGCGTGTTCAACATCGGCCTCGGTTACGTCAACAGCTACAAGAACTGGCAGTCGATCAACGCCACCCAGTTCCTCGGTGAGTTCCTGCGCACGCTGCCCGCCGATTGGGACCTGCCGCCGATCGAGGAGCTGAAGAAGAACAAGAGTGTGCGGGCGTGGCGACTGCCGATGGGCTTCACCGCGTGGCCGCCGTGGCGCCCGGGTGTGCTGTTCACCGGCGACTCGCTGGGTGCGGGCAAACCGGCGTCCGGCGCGGGCATCTCCAAGGCGCTCGAATCCGGGCTCGCCGCAGGCGAATGCGCGATCGCAGCGTTGCAGAACGGCGGCCCCGACGATTTCACCAACTACGCGCAGCGCATGGAAGCCGCGTGGGGTCGCGAGTACCGGCGTGGCCGTTACTTCCACAAGCTGCTGGGCCAACCGCGGCTTGCCAATGCCGGCGTGAAGCTCATCGACAACGCCGCATTCCGTGACCGCATGCTCAAGGCGCTGTACAAGAAGGCCCAAGGGCCACAGCACACCATCAAGAAGTAG
- a CDS encoding TetR/AcrR family transcriptional regulator, whose amino-acid sequence MRRGSRSHSSAEPGVKVDARSERWREHRKKVRAEIVDAAFRAIDRLGPNVSVREIAEEAGTAKPKIYRHFADKADMFSEIGQRMRDMLWAAIIPSVNVQTDSARQIVGRGVEHYVELVDQHPNVVRFLLQGRFADQSATAMTTVNKGSEITLAIAGMISTQLEDLAPEPEAFELAAFAIFGTAASATDWWLGVDDDKPRRMPTDKFIAHMTTIMVGAINGTAELLGIEIDADQPIRTAVRRQQPVA is encoded by the coding sequence GTGCGACGAGGGTCCAGATCACATTCCAGCGCTGAGCCGGGTGTCAAAGTGGACGCCCGTAGCGAGCGTTGGCGCGAGCACCGGAAGAAGGTGCGGGCGGAAATAGTCGACGCCGCGTTCCGCGCGATCGACCGCCTCGGACCGAACGTCAGCGTGCGCGAAATCGCCGAAGAGGCGGGCACCGCAAAGCCCAAGATCTACCGCCACTTCGCGGACAAAGCCGACATGTTCTCCGAGATCGGTCAGCGGATGCGCGACATGTTGTGGGCGGCGATCATCCCGTCGGTCAACGTGCAGACCGACTCAGCCCGCCAGATCGTCGGTCGTGGCGTCGAGCACTATGTAGAACTGGTCGATCAGCATCCGAACGTGGTGCGGTTCCTGCTGCAGGGACGGTTCGCCGACCAGTCGGCTACGGCGATGACGACCGTCAACAAGGGCAGCGAAATCACCCTGGCCATCGCCGGCATGATCAGCACCCAGCTCGAGGACCTTGCGCCCGAACCGGAGGCGTTCGAGCTGGCGGCGTTCGCGATCTTCGGTACCGCAGCGTCGGCGACCGACTGGTGGCTTGGCGTGGACGACGACAAGCCGCGGCGGATGCCGACCGACAAGTTCATCGCGCACATGACCACGATCATGGTCGGCGCCATCAACGGCACTGCCGAGCTACTCGGCATCGAGATCGACGCCGACCAGCCGATTCGCACCGCCGTCCGTCGACAGCAACCCGTCGCCTGA
- a CDS encoding flavin-containing monooxygenase, whose translation MTMAQDTSEATVAKPVHTRALIIGSGFSGLGMAIALQQQNVDFVILEKADDIGGTWRDNTYPGCACDIPSHMYSFSFEPKPDWSHMWSFQPEIQDYLQGVTNKYGLRRYIQFNSHVNRAHWDDEEMRWHAFTKDGREFVAQFLISGAGGLHIPLIPEFEGLDEFEGVVFHSAEWDHSVDLTNKRVAVIGTGASAIQIVPEIVKDVAELQLYQRTPAWVMPRPNNPIPPWVRTMFTYVPGTRAAMRAGIYWIHEGVGFAMTKQPRLLKLGELMGKANIRRSIKDPALRKKLTPNYRAGCKRILNSDTYYQGIANPKTEVITDGIARFTKTGIVAGDGTEREVDIVVSATGFHVTDSYTYVDIKGPRGEDLVDRWNREGIAALRGITIADMPNLFFLLGPNTALGHNSVVFMIESQIRYAAHAIAALDKKGAQALAPTRAAQDAYNDELQHDLAGTVWNTGGCRSWYMDEHGVNRTLWSGMTWQYWLATRRFDASEYEFLDANSRVSV comes from the coding sequence ATGACGATGGCCCAGGACACATCCGAGGCGACGGTGGCCAAACCGGTGCACACCCGCGCTCTCATCATCGGCTCGGGGTTCTCCGGCCTGGGGATGGCTATTGCGCTGCAGCAGCAGAACGTGGACTTCGTGATCCTGGAGAAGGCCGACGACATCGGCGGCACGTGGCGTGACAACACCTATCCCGGCTGCGCATGTGACATCCCGTCGCACATGTACTCGTTCTCGTTTGAGCCCAAGCCCGACTGGTCGCACATGTGGTCGTTTCAGCCGGAAATCCAGGACTACCTGCAGGGTGTGACGAACAAGTACGGGTTGCGGCGCTACATCCAGTTCAACTCGCACGTCAATCGAGCGCACTGGGACGACGAGGAAATGCGTTGGCACGCCTTCACGAAGGACGGCCGCGAGTTCGTCGCGCAGTTCCTCATCTCCGGCGCCGGGGGACTGCACATCCCGCTGATCCCGGAGTTCGAGGGACTCGACGAGTTCGAGGGTGTGGTCTTCCATTCGGCGGAGTGGGATCACAGCGTCGACCTGACCAACAAGCGCGTCGCGGTGATCGGCACCGGGGCGAGCGCCATTCAGATCGTGCCGGAGATCGTGAAAGACGTTGCGGAACTTCAGCTTTATCAACGTACCCCGGCGTGGGTGATGCCGCGGCCCAATAATCCGATCCCCCCGTGGGTGCGAACCATGTTCACGTACGTGCCGGGCACGCGTGCGGCGATGCGCGCGGGCATCTACTGGATCCATGAGGGCGTCGGCTTCGCGATGACCAAGCAGCCGCGGCTGCTCAAGCTCGGTGAGCTGATGGGCAAGGCCAACATTCGTCGCTCGATCAAGGACCCCGCGCTGCGCAAGAAGCTGACCCCGAACTACCGGGCCGGCTGCAAGCGCATCCTGAACTCCGACACCTACTACCAAGGCATTGCGAACCCGAAGACGGAAGTCATCACCGATGGCATCGCACGGTTCACGAAGACCGGCATCGTCGCCGGCGACGGCACCGAACGTGAGGTCGATATCGTGGTGAGCGCCACCGGTTTTCACGTCACCGACTCCTACACCTATGTCGACATCAAGGGCCCCCGCGGCGAGGACCTCGTCGACCGGTGGAATCGCGAGGGCATCGCCGCGCTGCGCGGCATCACGATCGCCGACATGCCGAACCTGTTCTTCCTGCTCGGTCCGAACACGGCGCTCGGGCACAACTCGGTGGTGTTCATGATCGAGTCGCAGATCCGCTACGCCGCGCACGCGATCGCCGCCCTCGACAAGAAGGGCGCCCAGGCGCTGGCACCGACCCGGGCCGCTCAAGACGCCTACAACGACGAGTTGCAGCACGATCTGGCGGGCACGGTCTGGAACACCGGCGGGTGCCGCAGCTGGTACATGGACGAGCACGGCGTGAACCGCACGCTGTGGAGTGGGATGACGTGGCAGTACTGGCTGGCCACCCGTCGTTTCGACGCGTCGGAGTACGAATTCCTGGACGCGAACAGCCGCGTATCCGTGTAG
- the nrdF gene encoding class 1b ribonucleoside-diphosphate reductase subunit beta, producing MKLIDRVSAINWNRVQDEKDAEVWDRLTGNFWLPEKVPVSNDIPSWGTLNDHEKQLTMRVFTGLTLLDTIQGTVGAVSLIPDALTPHEEAVYTNIAFMESVHARSYSNIFSTLCSTSEIDDAFRWSEENPNLQRKAEIVMQYYKGDEPLKRKVASTLLESFLFYSGFYLPMYWSSRAKLTNTADMIRLIIRDEAVHGYYIGYKYQRGLANTDAATQAELKDYTYELLFELYDNEVEYTQDLYDEVGLTEDVKKFLRYNANKALMNLGYEALFPRDETDVNPAILSALSPNADENHDFFSGSGSSYVIGKAVNTEDEDWDF from the coding sequence GTGAAACTGATTGACCGTGTCTCGGCCATCAACTGGAACCGCGTGCAAGACGAGAAAGACGCCGAGGTCTGGGACCGGCTGACCGGAAACTTCTGGTTGCCGGAGAAGGTGCCGGTGTCCAACGACATCCCCTCTTGGGGAACGCTGAACGACCACGAGAAGCAGCTCACGATGCGCGTATTCACCGGGCTGACGTTGCTGGACACCATCCAGGGCACGGTCGGCGCCGTAAGCCTGATCCCCGATGCGCTGACCCCGCACGAGGAAGCGGTCTACACCAATATCGCGTTCATGGAGTCGGTGCACGCGCGCAGCTACTCCAACATCTTCTCGACGTTGTGCTCTACCTCCGAGATCGACGACGCGTTCCGCTGGTCGGAGGAGAACCCCAACCTGCAGCGCAAGGCCGAGATCGTCATGCAGTACTACAAGGGCGACGAGCCGCTGAAGCGCAAGGTGGCCTCCACGCTGCTGGAGAGCTTCCTGTTCTACTCGGGCTTCTACCTGCCCATGTACTGGTCGAGCCGGGCCAAGCTGACCAACACCGCCGACATGATCCGGCTGATCATTCGCGACGAGGCCGTGCACGGCTACTACATCGGCTACAAGTACCAGCGCGGGCTGGCCAATACCGACGCCGCCACGCAGGCCGAACTCAAGGACTACACGTACGAGCTGCTCTTCGAGCTCTACGACAACGAGGTCGAGTACACCCAAGATCTCTACGACGAGGTCGGGCTGACCGAAGACGTCAAGAAGTTCCTGCGGTACAACGCGAACAAGGCGCTGATGAACCTCGGCTACGAAGCGCTGTTCCCGCGCGATGAAACCGACGTGAACCCGGCGATTCTGTCCGCGCTGTCACCGAACGCCGACGAGAACCACGACTTCTTCTCCGGGTCGGGCTCCAGCTACGTCATCGGCAAGGCCGTCAACACCGAAGACGAGGACTGGGACTTCTAA